In one Pangasianodon hypophthalmus isolate fPanHyp1 chromosome 22, fPanHyp1.pri, whole genome shotgun sequence genomic region, the following are encoded:
- the LOC113532865 gene encoding E3 ubiquitin-protein ligase NHLRC1, protein MSAAFTTPTRGARGAEEVLDEIYSDLLECKVCFETFSSEPRARRPRNLPCGHVICLGCVCALSHAVSRRLECPFCRKQCDQGGTYECQVLIDLQEMIGSYFPQKKPRDWEGDPGSGVMRLHDVFGGWGPLINPTGVAVFGASRGVLVAHGGHERVTVFGCRGQFLRSFGRYGHNSYEICHPLDIAVSPGGHIVVTDAGDRSVKVFSPTGSPVATISDLFQLPWGVDVDLSGNILVTDAEAGTLWQIVMDFGRGVVSVKKPMVKDLKTPRAVACCRASGRVVVVEHLQIREHPKEDATLTRLKMFSSDLVLLRQLDAFSLHPLRLSISSITFSRNGDLIVADVQQGLVWSLGDVHKAPEFIPLVTEGLVRPAGLVATDEDTLIVLDAGDHTVKTYTTDTEDLYSDKK, encoded by the coding sequence ATGTCTGCGGCCTTCACGACTCCTACCAGAGGAGCAAGAGGAGCTGAGGAGGTCCTGGATGAGATTTACTCTGATCTGCTcgagtgtaaagtgtgtttcGAAACGTTTTCATCCGAACCCAGAGCTCGAAGACCGCGCAACCTGCCCTGCGGTCACGTGATCTGTCTGGGGTGCGTCTGCGCCCTGTCTCACGCCGTGTCACGCCGTCTCGAGTGCCCTTTCTGCAGGAAGCAATGCGATCAAGGTGGCACCTACGAATGCCAGGTCCTCATCGACCTTCAGGAGATGATCGGTTCGTATTTCCCGCAAAAAAAGCCCCGAGATTGGGAGGGAGATCCGGGGTCAGGGGTCATGCGTCTACACGACGTCTTCGGAGGATGGGGTCCGCTCATCAACCCGACCGGTGTAGCCGTGTTCGGAGCATCACGGGGTGTTCTGGTGGCGCATGGAGGGCATGAGAGAGTGACCGTGTTCGGTTGTCGTGGTCAGTTCTTGCGCAGTTTTGGGCGCTACGGTCACAACAGCTACGAAATCTGCCATCCGTTAGATATTGCTGTTTCTCCCGGCGGCCATATTGTCGTGACGGATGCAGGAGATCGCTCAGTCAAGGTGTTCTCGCCGACAGGAAGTCCCGTGGCCACCATCTCAGACCTGTTTCAGCTTCCTTGGGGTGTTGACGTGGACCTCTCGGGGAACATCCTCGTGACCGACGCCGAAGCTGGGACACTTTGGCAGATCGTCATGGACTTTGGACGTGGTGTGGTTTCGGTAAAGAAACCGATGGTGAAAGATCTGAAGACTCCACGAGCTGTCGCTTGCTGTAGAGCGTCTGGACGCGTCGTAGTGGTGGAACATCTCCAGATTCGAGAACATCCGAAGGAAGACGCAACGTTGACGCGGTTGAAGATGTTCAGCAGCGACTTGGTTCTCCTCAGGCAGCTGGACGCGTTCAGTTTGCACCCACTGAGGCTGAGCATCTCGTCTATAACCTTCAGCAGAAACGGCGATTTAATCGTAGCTGATGTGCAGCAGGGACTCGTCTGGAGTTTGGGAGACGTCCATAAAGCGCCGGAGTTCATTCCACTCGTTACAGAGGGACTGGTGCGTCCGGCGGGATTAGTGGCGACTGACGAGGACACGCTGATCGTCCTGGATGCCGGAGATCACACCGTGAAGACGTACACGACCGACACTGAGGACTTGTACAGcgataaaaaatga
- the ptdss1a gene encoding phosphatidylserine synthase 1, with protein MAASVYRSRTLSKDDGRYRTHFRMINEQQVEDITIEFFYKPHTITLLTCTVLSLMYFAFTRYDGNPDSNLRVGLIVIIFFFSVISVLAFPNGPFTRPHPAIWRIVFGLSVLYFLFLVFIIFLNWEQVKGLMYWLDPNLRYAKREADIMEYAVNCHVITWERILSHFDIFAFSHFWGWGMKALLIRSYGLCWTISITWELTELFFMHLLPNFAECWWDQVILDILLCNGGGIWLGMTVCRFLEMRTYHWASIKDIHTTTGKIKRAVLQFTPASWTYVHWFDPKSSFQRVTGVYLFMIIWQLTELNTFFLKHIFVFPACHALSWGRILFIGVITAPTVRQYYAYLTDTQCKRVGTQCWVFGAIAFLEALACVKFGQDLFSKTQILYVILWLLCVAFITFLCLYGMVWYAETYGPREKSLSECEDSVYTETGDNMCLKGSDSAAPPTTRRRGKGSGNNKPINGVEK; from the exons ATGGCGGCGTCCGTGTACAGGTCCCGCACTCTGAGCAAGGACGATGGCCGTTACCGCACACATTTCCGCATGATCAACGAGCAGCAGGTGGAGGACATCACCATCGAGTTCTTCTACAAACCTCACACCATCACCCTGCTGACCTGCACCGTGCTCAGCCTCATGTACTTCGCCTTTACGAG ATATGATGGGAATCCTGACAGTAATCTGCGTGTAGGTCTTATAGTGATCATCTTCTTTTTCTCGGTCATCAGTGTCCTTGCCTTCCCAAACG GTCCGTTCACAAGGCCACACCCAGCAATATGGAGAATAGTGTTTG gtTTGAGCGTgctctacttcctgtttctggtCTTCATCATCTTCCTGAACTGGGAGCAGGTGAAGGGTCTCATGTACTGGCTGGACCCAAACCTCCGCTATGCCAAGCGGGAAGCTGACATCATG gagtaTGCCGTGAACTGTCACGTGATCACGTGGGAACGAATTCTGAGTCATTTCGACATCTTCGCGTTCAGCCATTTCTGGGGTTGGGGCATGAAGGCCCTGCTGATCCGCAGCTACGGTCTCTGCTGGACCATCAGCATCACGTGGGAACTCACTGAG CTCTTCTTCATGCATCTCCTGCCCAACTTCGCGGAGTGCTGGTGGGATCAGGTGATCCTGGACATCCTGCTCTGTAACGGCGGAGGGATCTGGCTCGGCATGACCGTGTGCCGCTTCCTGGAGATGCGCACGTACCACTGGGCCAGCATCAA ggACATCCACACCACCACGGGGAAGATCAAGCGCGCTGTGCTGCAGTTCACTCCGGCCAGTTGGACCTACGTGCACTGGTTCGACCCCAAATCCTCGTTCCAGAGAGTAACTGGAGTTTACCTGTTCATGATCATCTGGCAG TTGACGGAGCTGAACACCTTCTTCCTGAAGCACATCTTCGTTTTCCCAGCATGCCACGCTCTGAGCTGGGGTCGCATCCTCTTCATCGGCGTCATCACCGCCCCCACTGTGAG GCAGTACTACGCCTATCTCACAGACACGCAGTGTAAACGAGTCGGGACGCAGTGCTGGGTGTTTGG AGCCATCGCTTTCCTCGAGGCTTTAGCGTGTGTTAAATTTGGACAGGACCTGTTCTCCAAGACGCAGATCCTCTACGTCATTCTGTGGCTCCTGTGTGTG GCCTTCATCACGTTCCTGTGCCTGTACGGGATGGTGTGGTATGCTGAGACTTACGGGCCCAGAGAGAAG AGTTTGTCAGAGTGCGAGGACAGCGTTTACACCGAGACCGGAGACAACATGTGTTTGAAag GGTCGGACTCGGCGGCGCCTCCCACCACCAGGAGGAGAGGGAAAGGATCCGGAAACAACAAACCCATCAACGGAGTGGAGAAATAA
- the si:ch211-269k10.4 gene encoding uncharacterized protein si:ch211-269k10.4 has product MACVNFAMDVIEDPSGRRGQQGDGSPLIKHYRASELVPAPALPLHQLLKREPAVWAAVQISSGILSIGIGIMFAACFKIDDMLLTLFRVPIISGILFLIAGCFSTLLYRHPALLQMCFHSNIFCLSVAAIGAVLLIVDLGRNIGKNKATDLQHQVEILVLCVTVLDMLVSVVLISFIYAEKRRHERK; this is encoded by the exons atggcgtgtgttaACTTCGCCATGGATGTGATAGAGGATCCCTCAGGGAGACGTGGACAGCAGGGTGATGGGAGTCCGCTGATTAAACATTACAGAGCCTCTGAGCTCGTTCCTGCCCCAGCACTTCCTCTGCACCAGCTTCTGAAAAGAGAACCGGCTGTCTGGGCC gctGTGCAGATCAGCAGTGGGATTTTGAGCATTGGAATTGGAATCATGTTTGCTGCGTGCTTCAAAATTGATGACATGTTACTCACCTTGTTCAGAGTCCCGATCATCAGCGGCATCctg TTCCTGATTGCTGGATGTTTCTCCACGCTGCTGTACAGACACCCTGCACTCTTACAG ATGTGTTTTCACTCCAACATCTTCTGCCTGTCCGTAGCTGCGATTGGAGCAGTGCTGCTGATTGTGGATTTAGGCAGAAATATAGGCAAAAATAAAGCTACAGATCTGCAACATCAG GTGGAAATCCTGGTGCTGTGTGTGACGGTGTTGGACATGCTGGTCTCCGTCGTCCTCATATCTTTCATTTACGCAGAGAAACGCCGGCACGAGAGGAAGTGA
- the LOC113532544 gene encoding membrane-spanning 4-domains subfamily A member 4D — protein sequence MRYTFKPDDCMVITIPLCSIRDAREGQLMPDKFTCRFKDTYKVFQRGHPKALGAAQIVTAVFILCLGGIIIGWLDRVPVAVITPIYIVPSILYILCGSLAITAGHTPLMPMMKASFIFNIIGLCLAVITITLCVVETVPYRTYNVRVGLGVVIAVLHGFEFLLSAILIYWESKAVCRAHFNSLPMITLKQDM from the exons ATGAGGTACACGTTCAAACCGGATGACTGCATGGTCATCACTATCCCTCTCTGCAGCATCAGGGACGCCAGAGAGGGACAGCTCATGCCCGACAAATTCACCTGCAGGTTCAAGGACACCTACAAAGTGTTTCAGCGGGGTCACCCCAAAGCACTCGGG GCGGCTCAGATCGTCACTGCAGTTTTTATCCTGTGTTTGGGAGGAATCATCATCGGCTGGCTTGACAGAGTTCCTGTTGCTGTGATTACTCCTATCTACATTGTTCCCAGCATCCTG TATATACTGTGTGGCAGTCTGGCGATTACCGCTGGACACACTCCATTAATGCCCATG ATGAAGGCGTCGTTCATCTTCAACATCATTGGCCTTTGCTTAGCAGTTATCACTATCACCTTGTGTGTGGTCGAAACTGTACCTTATCgg ACATATAATGTGCGTGTAGGACTGGGTGTGGTGATCGCAGTATTGCACGGGTTTGAGTTTCTCCTCTCTGCGATTCTGATCTACTGGGAGAGTAAAGCCGTGTGCCGAGCTCATTTCAACAGCCTG CCCATGATCACACTAAAGCAGGACATGTGA